One stretch of Pararhizobium qamdonense DNA includes these proteins:
- a CDS encoding N-acyl amino acid synthase FeeM domain-containing protein, translating into MKAEQNRFSERLLELLDHVEYRRVETGEDMEDVARIRFKAYKMADILPLSGTMLIDDIDFDSHAYVFGIYFEERLISTVRVHHVTPEHRVSSSGSVFGAEIDSFLDAGLSLIDPVRLAADPEILKEMPAIPYLTLRVATMASEHFDVDRCLSLVKPQHAAFYRRIFDADTIVSPQKNCGDYKIDLTLLAARVREIRPWLYTRFPFFDSEAFERRMMFGDDREAQYAPLTVLPTARLALTMQSRARNPG; encoded by the coding sequence ATGAAAGCGGAGCAGAACAGATTTTCAGAGCGGTTGCTCGAACTGTTGGACCATGTGGAATACCGCCGGGTCGAGACGGGCGAGGACATGGAAGATGTCGCCCGCATTCGTTTCAAGGCCTATAAGATGGCCGACATCCTGCCCTTGTCCGGCACGATGCTGATCGATGACATCGATTTCGACAGTCACGCCTATGTGTTCGGGATCTATTTCGAGGAGCGCCTGATCAGCACGGTGCGGGTGCATCATGTGACGCCCGAACATCGGGTCAGCTCGTCCGGCTCGGTCTTTGGCGCCGAGATCGACAGTTTTCTGGATGCCGGCCTGTCCCTGATCGATCCGGTCCGGCTTGCCGCCGATCCGGAGATCCTCAAGGAAATGCCGGCGATCCCCTATCTGACCCTGCGGGTCGCCACTATGGCCTCCGAGCATTTCGATGTCGACCGGTGTCTGTCGCTGGTCAAGCCGCAGCATGCCGCCTTCTACAGGCGCATCTTCGATGCCGACACGATCGTGTCACCGCAAAAGAACTGCGGCGACTACAAGATCGACCTGACGCTGCTTGCTGCCCGCGTCCGCGAAATCCGGCCCTGGCTCTATACGCGGTTTCCGTTTTTCGATTCGGAAGCGTTCGAGCGGCGCATGATGTTCGGGGATGACCGGGAGGCGCAGTATGCGCCGCTGACGGTGCTGCCAACCGCGCGGCTGGCGCTGACGATGCAGAGCCGTGCGCGCAATCCGGGCTGA
- a CDS encoding aa3-type cytochrome c oxidase subunit IV, whose amino-acid sequence MAEHHSGPAELGAPMDYAEHEKTYNFFLEATKIVTIFCVALLIAMAAGFFTSAGFFTAFVLFVLLNIAGFVLLR is encoded by the coding sequence ATGGCTGAACATCACTCCGGACCGGCCGAACTGGGCGCACCGATGGATTATGCCGAACACGAGAAGACCTATAATTTCTTCCTCGAGGCGACGAAAATTGTCACGATCTTCTGCGTTGCGCTGCTGATCGCCATGGCTGCCGGTTTCTTCACCAGCGCCGGCTTCTTCACCGCCTTCGTTCTTTTCGTTCTCCTCAATATCGCCGGTTTCGTGCTGCTGCGCTGA
- a CDS encoding Re/Si-specific NAD(P)(+) transhydrogenase subunit alpha, with the protein MAETVFIPLETFPGEGRIAASPESVKKLKTLGFDVVVQAGAGTLSRIPDSEFEKAGAAIGSAGDAARADVVLKVRRPSSAEVAGYKSGAIVLAIMDPYGNDQALADMAKAGVSAFAMELMPRITRAQSMDVLSSQANLAGYQAVIEAASEYDRAMPMMMTAAGTVPAAKVFVMGAGVAGLQAIATARRLGAVVSATDVRPASKEQVASLGAKFVAVEDEEFKAAETAGGYAKEMSAEYKAKQAALTAEHLAKQDIVITTALIPGRPAPRLITRDMLKAMKPGSIAVDLAVERGGNVEGAVADQVVEVEGVKVVGYTNMPGRIAASASALYAKNLVTFLETMVSKETKALALNAGDELVKATMLTHGGAVVHPNFAAAPVVVAASS; encoded by the coding sequence GTGGCAGAGACCGTATTCATACCGTTGGAAACATTTCCGGGTGAGGGCCGTATCGCGGCGTCGCCTGAGAGTGTGAAGAAGCTCAAGACCCTCGGCTTCGATGTCGTGGTTCAGGCCGGTGCCGGCACTCTGTCGCGTATTCCAGACAGCGAATTCGAAAAAGCCGGTGCGGCGATCGGCTCTGCCGGGGATGCTGCCCGCGCCGATGTGGTGCTGAAGGTGCGGCGCCCGTCTTCGGCAGAAGTCGCAGGCTACAAGTCCGGCGCCATCGTGCTGGCGATCATGGATCCCTATGGCAACGATCAGGCATTGGCCGATATGGCCAAGGCCGGCGTTTCGGCATTTGCGATGGAGCTGATGCCGCGCATCACCCGTGCCCAGTCCATGGACGTGCTCTCCTCTCAGGCCAATCTTGCCGGCTACCAGGCCGTGATCGAGGCGGCCTCAGAATATGACCGGGCGATGCCGATGATGATGACGGCGGCGGGCACTGTCCCTGCGGCAAAGGTCTTCGTCATGGGCGCTGGCGTTGCCGGCCTGCAGGCGATTGCCACGGCGCGGCGTCTGGGTGCCGTTGTCTCCGCCACCGACGTCCGCCCTGCTTCCAAGGAACAGGTCGCCTCGCTCGGCGCCAAGTTCGTGGCCGTCGAGGACGAGGAATTCAAGGCGGCCGAAACCGCTGGCGGCTATGCCAAGGAAATGTCGGCGGAATACAAGGCCAAGCAGGCGGCGCTGACCGCCGAGCATCTGGCCAAGCAGGATATCGTCATCACCACCGCGCTGATCCCCGGCCGCCCGGCGCCCCGGCTCATCACCCGCGATATGCTCAAAGCGATGAAGCCCGGCTCGATCGCCGTCGATCTGGCCGTCGAGCGCGGCGGCAATGTCGAAGGTGCGGTTGCCGATCAGGTGGTCGAGGTCGAGGGCGTCAAGGTCGTCGGCTACACCAATATGCCCGGCCGTATCGCCGCGTCCGCGTCCGCACTCTACGCCAAGAACCTCGTGACGTTCCTCGAGACTATGGTTTCCAAGGAAACCAAGGCGCTGGCGCTCAATGCCGGGGACGAACTGGTCAAGGCGACGATGCTGACGCATGGCGGTGCCGTGGTGCATCCGAATTTCGCCGCAGCGCCGGTCGTGGTTGCCGCAAGCTCTTAA
- a CDS encoding NAD(P) transhydrogenase subunit alpha, with protein sequence MANEMLDKAIGELDRAVEAVRTAAEYVPDATGNVVHGLSGGAIDPFVFQLAIFVLSIFVGYYVVWSVTPALHTPLMAVTNAISSVIVVGALLAVGISASGLATGFGFVALILASVNIFGGFLVTQRMLAMYKKKEK encoded by the coding sequence ATGGCCAATGAGATGCTCGACAAGGCGATCGGCGAGCTCGACCGGGCGGTCGAAGCGGTGCGCACCGCCGCCGAATATGTGCCGGATGCCACCGGTAATGTCGTCCACGGGTTGAGTGGCGGCGCGATCGATCCGTTCGTGTTTCAACTGGCGATCTTCGTTCTGTCGATCTTCGTCGGCTATTACGTGGTGTGGTCGGTGACGCCGGCTCTGCACACGCCGCTGATGGCGGTCACCAATGCGATTTCCTCGGTTATCGTCGTTGGTGCACTGCTTGCCGTCGGCATTTCTGCCTCCGGCCTTGCCACCGGCTTCGGCTTCGTGGCGCTGATCCTTGCCTCGGTCAATATTTTCGGCGGCTTCCTGGTGACCCAGCGCATGCTGGCCATGTACAAGAAAAAAGAGAAGTGA